A segment of the Campylobacter vulpis genome:
CGTATTTAAAACCCCTGTATAAATCGCTGTTTTTATCATATTTTCTTTTTTGCTAAGGTGAGAAGAAAGCGTTATCATCACACCAAAGCCTAAAGAAAGAGCGAAAAATACCTGTCCCAAAACATCGATGAAAAGTTTAGGGCTAAGCTTTGAAAAATCAGGCAAAAGATAGAATTTAACCCCCTCCATAGCACCCTCAAGGCTCAAATTCCTCCCCACGACTAAAATAAGACAGATAAAAAGCATAGGCATTAAAAATTTCACAGCCTTTTCAATCCCATCAATAATCCCCCGCCTTAAAATCACCCAATTTATCACAACAAAAATAGTCGTAAAAATCCCTATACCAAGGGGATTAAAGAGGATATTTTGCGTGTAAAATGTCTGCGTGTATTCTTTACTCACGGCACTTGAAAGGTCAAAATCTCCAAAAAGTAAAGAAAAGATATACACCAAAACAAAACCCCCAAGCACCATATAATAAGCCATAATCCCAAAGCTCCCCAAAAGTCCCATATAACCCACGCTCTGCCACTTACCCTTGAAAGCATCAACGCTATTTTTCATCGCCTTTCTGCCGATGATATTTTCGACTAAAATCACAGGAATTCCTATAAAAATCATCGCAAGACAAAAGGCTAAAACATAAGCCCCACCGCCATTTTCTCCTACTAAATAAGGAAAACGCCAAGTCGCTCCAAAGCCTATGGTTGCTCCTGCAACGGTTAAAATATAAGTGAGGGTATTACTCCAAGTTTGTCTTTGCATGGCTTATCCTTTATAAATTTCGCATATAACTCATATCATATTGATTTTTAAGCCTTAAGGCAATGCTTTTTTGCCACTCTTTGCTTAAAATGTCCTTTGCTTGTTCGATTTTTTCTTTCAAATTTGGATTTTGCTTTAAAAAAGCACTCGGCTCATAAAAAAACCGATTTAAGTCCATAATGCTAAGTTTTGCAGGGTGTTTTTGTGTGATTTCAAGTGAGACATTGACAGAGCATTTCCCCTCCTTTAAAACCCTATAATACCACCCACTCAAGCCACTTTCAAAAATTTTCGCACAAAAATCATTTTTTTGATGCACTTTTGAAATTTTCACGCAAGGTAAGCGTGGCTCACTCACTTGTAAAACAACCTCTCCTAAGCGGTGGATATCTCCCACGCAAACGCTCATTTCATCAAGTCCGCTTAAACTTAAATTCTCCCCCATCGCCCCATATCTTAGCTTTTTACCCAAAAATTCCTCCCAAAGCCTATAATTACTTGTCGCATTCGCAAAAATAGCCTTAAACACGCCTCCGTGATTTTTTGTATCGGCAAGTTCATTTTCACTCAAGCCTAAAGTGCTTATAAAGGCATCTTGGAGGTAAATATCCTTAATAAAAGCACTTTTAAATTTTCCATAATCTTTAATTTTCCCCACTTGCAAACTGATTAGCCTCATTACAAGTCCCTTTTTAAAAGCTCATCGCCTGTGATATAGCCTGTAATTTTATCTCTCCTTTCGCCTTTATCAAAAAAGATAAGAACTGGCGGTGCAAAGACATCAAATTTTTTCATTATTTCAAGTTGTGCGGCATTATTTTCACTCACATCAATCTTGATTTTTTCATAATTTGCAAATTTAGCAATAATTCTTTCATCACTAAAAACCTTTGCATCTAAAATTTTACAATATTCACACCAAGAAGCGGTAAAATAAAGCAAAACTTTTTCTTTCCTTTCGATTTTTTCTTTAATTTGTGTTAAATTTTGTAATGTTTTAAAGTTTAGTTTTTGTCCCTTCATTTCTTTTTGATTAAAATTTAAAGGATTAAAAGAGGAACTTGCACCAAAAATACCCTGAAGAAAAAGCATCAAACTATAAGTTAAAACTAAGATTAAAAGGGCTTTTTTCACTTTTTGTATCCCATTACAAGCCCTTTCAAAAAGTCCCATAAAAACAACAAAAAACACACCTAAAATTCCGTAAGCTAACAAAATCAAATTTAAAGGTAGCACGCGCGAAAGTATCCAAAGTGCCATAGCTAACATTATAAAACCAAAAAAAATCCTAACCTTCTCCATCCAAAAACCGGGCTTTAAAAAACCTAAACCAAGCCCTACAAAAAGCAAAGGCACACCCATACCAAAACTAAGCGTAAAAAGAGCCAAGCCCCCAAGCACAAACGAACCAGAATCTGCAAGATAAAGTAAAGCTCCCGCCAAAGGTGCTGCTACGCAAGGACCTACGATAAGAGCGGATAAAAAGCCCATTAAGGCTACGCCTAAAATGCCTTTTGTTTTACTTGTTTTATGCTGAATTAAGCCTTGCAAACTTTTGGGTAATTCGAAATTAAAATTGCTAAAACACACAAAAGCAAAGAAAACAAAAAGCAAAGAAAAACACACCAAAAGCCAAGTTTGTTGTAAAAGTGCTTGAATACTAGCTCCAAAAACACTTGCTAAAATTCCTGCCAAAGCATAGGCTAAAGACATAAAAAACACATAAATTAAAGAAAGTAAAAAGCCTTGTTTTTTGGAAGGTTTCGTGCCACCTTTTGCTATGATGAGCGAAGATAAAATAGGAATCATCGGCAGCGTGCAGGGCGTAAGAGAAAGTAAAAGTCCATAACCAAAAAAGCTAAATAAGATGAGTGCTAGATTTTCATCTTTCAAAGAAAGGGCGATTTGCTCTTCTTCATTTTGCATCGTTTCATAGGGGCTAGTCTTATAAATTTGACCCTCTTTATAAAGTCTAAATTCACGCTTTTGTGGGGCGTAGCATAAACCATCATTTGAGCAGCCTTGATATAAAACACTTAATTTAGCATTATTTTTAGCATAATTATCTAGCATTAAATTTGAAAGGGCGAGTTCAAGGGAGTGAAAATAGACTTTTTGTTCCTGTTTGATTTCACCTTGCGGATAGTTTATTAAGGCTGTGATGTCCTTATTATCTAGCTTGATTTTAAGCTGATTGTGGTATAAAAAATGATCCTTTACTATATTAAATTTCAAAATTAAAGCCTGTTCATTTGCCAAAATATCAAGCTTAAAGGCATCTTTAGCACTTAAAACATTGGCAAAAGAGCATTGCAAAAAAAGCAAGACTAAAAAAAGCAGTCGCATTTTTACCTTTTAAAAGTGATTTTAAGCTTAATTCTAAGTTATTATGGTAAATTTAAACTAAATACTCATTACAAGGAAAGCAAATGTCAAAAGAGCATAATGAAGAGGAATATGTCGAAGTTAAGGTCAAAAAAAGCACCTTAAAATATGAAAAAGATTTAGAAAGTTTGCAAATTGAACTTTTAAAATTTCAAAATCATGTTAAAGCACAAGGCTTAAAAGTTCTTATCATCTTAGAAGGTCGCGATGGAGCGGGTAAGGGGGGGAGCATTAAAAGACTAACTGAGCATTTAAATCCTAGGGGTTGTCGCACAGTCGCACTTGGAAAGCCAAATGCAGTTGAGCAAACGCAGTGGTATTTTCAACGCTATGTCAATCACCTACCCTCAGCTGGAGAAATCGTCATTTTTGACCGCTCGTGGTATAATAGGGCGGGTGTGGAGTATGTAATGGGCTTTTGCACCCCAGAACAACACGAGCAGTTTTTAAGAGAAGTGCCGCTTTTTGAACATATGATTCACAAAAGTGGGGTTATGTTTTTTAAAATTTATCTTTCTGTGTCGAAAAAACAACAGCAAAAACGCTTCAAAGAACGCTTGAAAAATCCTCTTAAACAATATAAACTCTCCCCAGTCGATCAAAAATCACAAGAATTATGGGGAAAATACACCATAGCAAAATATTCTATGCTTTTAGCTTCTAATACGGAGGCTTGTCCTTGGACGATTATTGATTCAAACGATAAGAAAAAAGCAAGGCTTAATCTCATACGCTTCATTCTTTCAAAAGTCGAGTATCCGGGCAAAAAAGAAGGTAAATTCTCCAAAATTGATAAAGATTTAGTAAGAAGTGGGGAGGCTGAAATTTTTAAAATGGAAGCTGAAGCAGGACAAAATAAAGACATAGAAAATGCTGAAAATGGCAACTATGAAGAAGAATTTAACGATGCGACAGATACTGCCCAAGATTAAGAGCCTTACGCAAAAATATTATCCTGAAATTGTCGCACTTAGACACGCTATTCATATGCATCCTGAGCTTGAATTTGAAGAAGAAAATACAGCAAATTTACTATGTGCTATGCTAGATAAATATGGCATAAAATATCAAAGAAATATCGCAAAAACGGGTATTTTGGCACAAATTCAAGACGAAAAAGAAGGCAAATGTGTGCTTTTAAGAGCTGATATGGACGCCTTGCCCGTGCAAGAAGAAACAAATTTGCCCTATGCCTCAAAGATAGCAGGTAAAATGCACGCTTGCGGACACGATGGACATAGTGCAGGACTCATGGGAGCTTTGCTTATTTTAAACGAGCTAAAAAGTGAATTTAATGGAACAATTAAATTTATGTTTCAACCTGCCGAAGAAGGAAGTGGTGGAGCAAAACCTATGATAGAGGCAGGAATTTTGGAAAATCCTAAGGTCGATGCCGTTTTTGGCTGTCATTTGTGGGGAGCTTTGCTTGAAAATACTGCACAAATTGTAAACGGAGAAATGATGGCCGGAGTTGATGTTTTTAAGCTTGAGTTTATCGGTCGTGGCGGACACGGCGCACACCCACACACTACAATAGACCCCATTGTAATGGCGGCGAAATTTATTAGCGATATTCAATGTGCGATTTCAAGGCGCTTAAAGCCTGTCGATGCTGGAGTGATAACCATAGGAAGTATCCACGCAGGAACGGCTTTTAATATTATCCCAGAAAATGCGATTTTAACAGGCACAGTGCGTTTTTTAAGTGAAGAAAATCAAGCCCTTTTGCAAAAAGCCATCGAAAATACGGCTAAGGCTGTAACTTTAGAATTTGGTGGAGAATTTAAACTAGATTATAAAAGAGAATATCCACCCCTCATCAACGATGAAAAAATGGCACTATTAGCTAGAAAAGCTTTTGCAGAAGTTTTAGGGGAAGAAAATATTATCACAAATGCAAAACCTGATATGGGTGCGGAAGATTTTGCTTTTTTAACACAGGCAAGGCAAGGTGCTTATGTCTTTGTTGGGATTTCTAAGGATTTAAAAAATCCTACCTTGCACCATAGTAGCACCTTTTGCTGGGACGATGAAAATTTAAAGGTTTTAATGCAAGGTGATGCCTTAATGGCTTTGGAATTTTTAAAACAAACTTAAATAACCTTAAGATTAATTCTTAAGGTATTCTATATTTAATTTAGAGCGAAGTTTATCAAAATAATCCTCAATGTAATCTTGCCTTTGTTCATTAAAATAAACATTCATAACACTATCTTTAATTTGCTCAAATTCAGGAACGCTCGCTCCACTTTTTGCTCTCACCTCATAAAGCTCAAAACCTTCTTTAGAATTTAGCACGGGAGAAAATTCACCTATTTTAAGCTGCGATAAAAGAGCTAAGAGTCTAGGATCGGCATTGCCTATATTTAAATTTACACTTTGAGCTTTTAATGTGACTTTTTTATCTGCTTTCATTTTTTCTAAAATAGCTTGATTATTAGAATGATAAATTTTAACATCAATAGAAGTGTAAAAAAGAAATTTTTCTTTATTTGCTTCAAAAAATTTTCTCGCACTTTCTTCGCTAAAATCTGTCTTATTCATGCTAGCGATTTTTTCATAAAGCTTTCTTTTTTCTAAATCTTTTTTAAGATTATGGCGAAAGAACTCATAATCTTGTCCCTTAGCTTTTAAAGAATTTTTAAACTGGTCTAAATTTATTTTATTTTGTTCAAGAATCTTAGAAATCGCCGCATCAACCTCAAGTTCATTAACAACTATGCCAAATTGCTTTATTTGAGAAAATTCCATTTTTTCATTAATAAGCACCGCCAAAGCTTGCTCTCTAGGCAGCTTTAAAGTTTTCATCGTTTGCTCTATATCATAATGCGTAATCGGCTCTTTCTCTACGACTAAAGCAACAGAATTAAGCACTCTAGCATTTAAAATTGCAACAAAAAATAATAAAATCATCAATTTTTTTTTCATAAAAAACCCTTGTTTGTGTAGTCAAAATAAATTATAACAAAACTAAGAAAATAAACACTAGCATTAAGAAATTTCAATTATAATTTTCAGCACTAAATTTAAAGGTCAAATATGCAAGAAATTCTTACAACACGCTTTGCTCCATCTCCTACTGGATACCTACACATAGGGGGTTTGAGAACGGCACTTTATAGCTATTTATATGCAAGAAAAAATGGGGGGAAATTTTTACTTCGCATTGAAGATACAGATTTAAAAAGAAATTCCAAAGAAGCTACAAAAGCTATCATAGAAGCCTTTAAATGGTGTGGTTTAGACTATGATGGCGAGGTTTGTTACCAATCGCAAAGAAGTGCAATCTATCAACAATATATCCAAAAATTACTTGATGAGGGCAAGGCATATTATTGCTATATGTCTAAAGAGGAATTAGAAGAATTAAGAAAAGATCAAGAGGCAAAAAAAGAGCGTCCAAGATATGATGGCAGATACAGAGATTTTAAAGGCACTCCGCCACAAGGAATTAAGCCTGTGGTGCGTATCAAAGCTCCGCAAAGTGGGATAATTAGCTTTGAAGACGGAGTTAAAGGAAGAGTTGAATTTAAGGCTGAAGATATATTAGATGATTTTGTAATCGCTAGAAGTGATGGGAGCGTTACCTATAATTTTTGCGTTGTGATTGATGATGCGTTGATGGGTGTGAGTGATGTTATAAGAGGCGATGACCATCTTTCAAATACCCCTAAGCAAATCGTGCTTTATGAGGCACTTGGCTTTAAAATTCCCAACTTTTTCCATGTAGCAATGATACACGGCGAAGACGGCAAAAAACTCTCCAAAAGACACGGCGCGACTGATGTGATGGAGTATAAACAAATGGGCATACTTCCACAAGCCTTGCTTAATTTTCTCGTGCGTTTAGGCTGGGGGCATAATGATGATGAAATTTTTTCTTTAGAGGATTTAAAGAAGCTTTTTGACCCACATCACATTAGTAAAAGTGCGTCTTCTTATAATTTTAAAAAGCTTGAGTGGCTTAACGCACATTATATCAAAACTCTCTCTTTTGAGGAGTTAAATTCCCAGCTTAAAGGGCTAGGATTTGATTTAAGTGGAGTGGAAAAGGCGGGATTTTTATTAGATTTATTAAGAGAAAGAGCAAAAACCCTGCTTGATATTATTAATTCTGCAAAAAGCATTTTAGAAACGCCAAAAAGCTACGATGAAGTAGCGATTGCAAAATTTGTCAATGAAAATAATTTAGCTTTGCTGAAACATTTCGCAACTTCTCTTAACACACAAAATAAAGCAAAAGAATTTGAGGAATTTAGCACACAATTTTTGGAGCAAAATGAGGCAAAATTAAAAGACCTAGCCCAGCCTCTACGCATTGCTCTTACAGGCACAGCGGTAAGTCCTAGCATTTTTGAGGTTTTGGAATTTTTGGGTGTTAAAGAGTGTAAAGAACGCATTGAAATATTTTTACAAAATAGGAAACAACAATGAATTTAAAAGAAGAAGCATTAAAATACCACTTAGGTGGCAAAACGAGCATACAACCTACCAAAGCTCTAAATACAAGCTACGATTTAAGTCTAGCTTATAGTCCGGGCGTGGCAGAACCCTGCCTTGAAATCGCTAAAGATGAAAATTTAGCCTATACTTATACAAATAAAGCAAATTTAGTCGCCATAGTCAGTGATGGTTCAGCAGTGCTTGGCTTAGGTAATATAGGGGCATCAGCAAGTAAGCCTGTGATGGAGGGAAAGGCGTGTTTATTTAAAAAATTCGCAAATATTGACGCTTTTGACCTAGAAATTAACGCACATAGCATAGAAGAGATTGTAACCTTTTGTAAAGCTTTAGCACCGAGTGTTGGAGGAATTAATTTAGAAGATATTTCAGCCCCCAAATGCTTTGCCGTAGAAGCCGCTTTGCAAGGACTTGGCATTCCTGTAATGCATGATGACCAGCACGGCACAGCCATTATTTCTACCGCAGGGTTAATGAATGCTATGGAAATCAATAATAAAAGCTTTAAAAATATTAAGGTCGTTATTAGTGGGGCTGGAGCGGCAGGGATCGCTAGTGCTAAAATGTATCGCAATTTAGGCGTTGAAAATATCGTTTTAATTGATAGCAAAGGCGTTGTAAGTAAGGATAGAGCAGATTTAGGTATAGAAAAACTTGAATTTGCAAAAGATACAAAGGAAAAAACTTTAAGAGACGCTATGAAGGGTGCTGATGTATTCTTAGGGCTTTCAAGACCTAATATCATCGACGAAGAAATGTTAAAATCTATGGCACAAAATCCCGTCATCTTCGCCCTAGCAAACCCTGTGCCTGAAGTAATGCCTGAACTTGTGCATCAAGTCCGCAAAGACGCCATAGTTGGCACGGGTAGGAGTGATTATGCTAATCAAATTAACAATGTCTTAGGCTTTCCTTTCATCTTTCGTGGTGCGCTTGATGTAAGGGCGAGTCAAATCACAGAGAATATGAAAATTGCCGCCGCTAAAGCTTTAGCAAACCTTGCTAAACTTCCCGTAAGCGAAGAAGTGAAAAAAGCTTATGCCATCACACATTTAGAATTTGGTAAAGACTATATCATACCAAAACCTTTTGATAAGAGGGTTAAAGCAGTGGTAAGTAGTGCAGTCGCAAATGCGGCAATTAAAGATGGGGTGGCGAAGATTAAAGAATTTGACGAAAAAGCTTATTTTCAAAGTTTGCAATGAGGATATGAAATGATTTTTGGAAAGATTGATTATATCAATCTCTTACCCCTTCACATTTATCTTAAAAAATATCCCCTACCAAGTGGCATTAAGGCAAGTTTTGAGCGTAAAAAAGGTGTGCCAAGTAAGCTAAATCACGCTCTTTATAAGGGGAAAATTGACGCGGCACTCATTTCAAGTGTGGAAAGTGTTAAAAAAAAATATCACAATTTAGATTTAGGAATTTGTGCAAATAAACGGGTTTTAAGCGTTTTGGTGGAGAAAAAAACGGCAAATCAAAAGGATTCAAGCTCGGCAAGTTCTAATGCCCTAGCTAGTATTTTAAAACAAAAAGGCAGGGTGATTATAGGAGATAGGGCTTTAAAACTTTACCTAGAAAGACCAAATTCCTTTATAGACCTTTGCGAACTTTGGTATGAAAAGACAAATTTGCCCTTTGTTTTTGCACGCTTTTCTTGCACTAAACACAAAACGATATACAAAAAAATTTTTCTTCCTTTTGCAAAAAGTAAGATTAAAATTCCAAATTATATCCTAGAAAACTACGCCAAAACGAGAGAAATAGATAAAAAAGATATTTTATTTTATTTAGAAAAAGTGATTTACTATAAACTAGAAAGAAAAGAAAAAAGGGCTCTAGCACAATTTGCTAAAGCCGTGCGTTTTCAAAATAAATTTAAGACTTAAGATAAAGCTCTTTATCAATGGCATTTAAATTTTTAGCCGTGCAAAGTGCTGAAGTCATCGCTCCTGAAACATTACTAGCCGTTCTTGCCATATCGACTATAGGATCGATTGCCAAAACAAGACCCAAAAGCACAAAATTATCCCCAAAGCCTATACCTGCTAACATAATTGAAGCTGCCATAGTCCCACTCCCAGGAACTCCGGCTATGCCTAAAGACCCCAAAAGTGCCACCAAAACGACCATTAAGGCAAAACTAAAATCCACCTCCACACCAAGCAAACTCGCCACCAAAACAGCCGACATCGCAGGAAAATACCCAGCACAGCCATTAAGCCCCATAGTCGCACCGATACTTGCAACAAAATTTGCCACCGCCGAAGAGACACCAAGCTTATTTTGCAAGGTAGAAATAGTTAAAGGCAAAGTCGCTAGGCTTGAACGCGAAGAAAAGGCAAAAACCCACACGCTAAAAGCTTTTTTAGCATAAATGAGAGGATTGAGCCCTTGAGAAAGCAAAATAAGAAAGTGAATGCCAAACATCAAAAACATCGCCAAAAAACTCAACGCTATAAAAAGTCCAGCTGTTTTCATCGCCTCAAAGCCATTGCTTAAAATCACATTTGCCATCATACAAACCACCGCATAAGGCATAAAGCGAATGACCATAGTTGTCATTTGCATCATTAAGCCATAAAAGCTTATGGCAAGATTCTTAAAGCTTTCAAAAGGCTTTTCGTATTCTTCCTTTTTACTGATATTTTTTGCACAAATTCCCACCAAAAAAGCAAAAATAACTATGGCAATAATATTTTCACGGCTCATAGCGTTAATGATATTACTTGGGATAAGATTAAGTAAAATACTTGTAAAACTTGAAATTTCTCTAATTTGCCTTGAGCTTTCTTGCATAGTTAAATTTGAACCCAAATCAAACATCACAGCCAAACTAAGTCCTAAAATCGCCGCTAAAGTTGTGCTAAAAAGTATCCAAAACAGGCTAACTCCAAGCAAAGAAGAAATTTTAATATCCTTATCAATCTCCACAATCACTTTCACAATACAGGCAAAAACAAGGGGGATCACAAGCATTTTGATAAAGGCTACAAAAACAGCTCCAAAAAAGCCTAGCCAGTGTTTTGCCTCACCAAACCAGACAATAGCTTTAGCTTCTGCCTCATTTGGAAAATTTGCTAAAAACTGCAAGAAAAATCCCAAAATAAGTCCAACAATTAAAGCAAAAATCATTCTAAAAGAAAAACTAAATTTCTTATCTCTTAATTTTTTAATGCTAAAAAACATCAAGCCTAAAAAAGCAAAAATAGCAAAAATTTGCCAACTTGAAAGCATTAAAAAATGTGTAAAAAATTCCCTATTCATCAAAAGTCCTTACAAGAAATAATGTGGTGATGATAACGGCTTTTTGATTAAAATAGGATAAAAATACTACGATTTATCTTGCATACAATGCTCAAAAATAAAGCGATGCTCATCAGGCAAGGCTTCAAACATAGCCCTAGCCAAAGCTCTTATCTCCCATAAAGCCGACTTTGAGCTTCGTAAGGATAAGAAATTTTGCAAACTTCTAGCATTAATGCTAAAGGTAAGTTCTGTTTTATAGCTTTCAGGGAGGCAGTATTTAGCCAAATCCAAACTAATGCTTGTTTGTAAAATCTCTCTTAAATTCTCAAGTGCCTTAATGCTAGCATTATCCACTGCCTCATTACCGCAAAAGACCAAATAACGCCCCGCGTTTTCAAAATCATTTTCTTTAAATTCAGCTTCACTTCTAAGCTCTTTAAGCGTATAGCGAGTGCTTTTGACGCTAAAACTTGCATGCCGATGCCTTGCTAATTCTTGCAAACAAGCCCTTGAAATTTCTTGAATATAAAAATTATAATTTAAATGTTCCAAAGTGGAGGCGTGCTTAAATTTATTCCCCACCCTATCAATTAATTCTTTATCCTTTTCTCCACCACAATCGCCCTTTTCAAAACTCTGCCAACAAGTGCGTGTAGCGTGAGAACAAACGCTAAGAGGGGTATGAAAAAGTAAAGTAACTCGCATAATTTTCCTTCAATTTTTTCAAATTTTAGCCGCTTTTTCTTGCCATTTTGTAATTTTTTCTAAAAAATTTCTCTTTTTTAATTCAAGTTTTAAGGGCTTGATATGATTTTGTAAGGTCATTTTTTCTTTTTTAATCGAATTTAAAGAAATATCAAGCCACCATAAATAAAGCCTAATAAGTGCTAAAATTTTTTCTCTTTTTTGCTCTTCATTTTGAGGCTTTATGACAAAAATTTGCATAAATTTAAGTTCAAAACTATGCAAACTAGGACGCAAAACCTCAAGCAAAGGTCTAGAATTTAGCAATTTTTCTTTCAAATTATCAAGCTCAAAGCTTAAATTACGCAAAGCTTCATTATCCAAATTTTCATAATTTAAATTTGCAAAAAGATACTCAAGATCTTTTTCGACCGCTTCGCATTTTTTAACCGCTTTTAAAACCTTAGCAAAAGCTTTTAAAAGCCACTCATCTTGCTTGTTGCAACTTGCATTTTGTAAGGGCGGTAAGGGTTTTGAAAGCTCCTTACTCAAAAACTCTTCACAGCACTGCTTAAAGGGCTTTTCAATAGCACCTTGTATCCTCGCACCTCCTTCAGTAGCATTATAAATTTTTATCCCCTTTTTTGAAGCCTCAATGATTAAAAGCTCCAACATATGTTTGAAAATAAGCCAAAATTCGTGCGTTTTAACCAAACCCTTACCTCCATAAGCTAAAGTTTGAATAGCCTTAGTTCCGCTTTCATAATCTGCCTTATGAAGATAATCTTTAGGATGCGAATTTCCCTCCTCATCAAAGGCTAAATCCTGCCCTATGAAGATGATATTTTCAAATTCCAAATCCTTAGCTAACTCAAAAGCCATATGTGCTACGCTTACGCTATCCGTAGCATAACCATACTCCTTAAAATCACAATAATAAGCAAAGTCATAATTACGCGGCACAATGATATAGGGGCGGTGATTTTTTTCTAAAAGCTCCAAAGCTCTAGGATGCACCACAGCTGCTAAAATGAAAAGCACCCCTGCGTCAAATTCTTTAAAATCATTATTAAAAAATTCTGCCGTAAAATCTGTGCGTTCGACCATAAAGACAAAATCAGGCTTAATGCCGTGTTTAGCCAAGATAGGATAAGCACTATCGGCTGCGAAAATCACAGCTTTAGAGGCATATTGTTTTAAAAGGGGTAGTTGTTTTGAAAGGCTTGGTCCTGTGCTGACTATGATGGCGTTTTGATAGCATTTTTTATAAGCTTTTTTGAGTGTTTTAAGGCTTGGATTTGTTAGCATTTTAGGAAGATTATGAACGAAATTTTCAAGTCCCATTAAGCAGTCGTTAATGTCATTTCCATAACGCAAGGTGCTTTTGTCAAAAAATTCACGCATAGCCTCATCAACCCTTGCAAAATCTTCTTTAAAATTTGTATAAAAAGCACTCATAAATTCCAAATGATAAATCCTCGCAAAAATATTTAATCTCTCGCAAATTTCATTAAATTGGTCATTGTCAAGTTTTTTAGTGTCGAAAAAACAAAGCCTTTTTGATGTCAATTCTTTAGAAAAATCTAAAAAATGTAAGATGTGCCATAAAATTTCAAGCTCTCTTTCAAAAACAATGATAAGTTTATGCGTAGGATTTTGAAAAAGAATTTTAAGTAAAACTCCATTCCCTATGCCATAAAAAAATAACACAGGATAAAGGGCGA
Coding sequences within it:
- the gltX gene encoding glutamate--tRNA ligase — its product is MQEILTTRFAPSPTGYLHIGGLRTALYSYLYARKNGGKFLLRIEDTDLKRNSKEATKAIIEAFKWCGLDYDGEVCYQSQRSAIYQQYIQKLLDEGKAYYCYMSKEELEELRKDQEAKKERPRYDGRYRDFKGTPPQGIKPVVRIKAPQSGIISFEDGVKGRVEFKAEDILDDFVIARSDGSVTYNFCVVIDDALMGVSDVIRGDDHLSNTPKQIVLYEALGFKIPNFFHVAMIHGEDGKKLSKRHGATDVMEYKQMGILPQALLNFLVRLGWGHNDDEIFSLEDLKKLFDPHHISKSASSYNFKKLEWLNAHYIKTLSFEELNSQLKGLGFDLSGVEKAGFLLDLLRERAKTLLDIINSAKSILETPKSYDEVAIAKFVNENNLALLKHFATSLNTQNKAKEFEEFSTQFLEQNEAKLKDLAQPLRIALTGTAVSPSIFEVLEFLGVKECKERIEIFLQNRKQQ
- a CDS encoding malic enzyme-like NAD(P)-binding protein: MNLKEEALKYHLGGKTSIQPTKALNTSYDLSLAYSPGVAEPCLEIAKDENLAYTYTNKANLVAIVSDGSAVLGLGNIGASASKPVMEGKACLFKKFANIDAFDLEINAHSIEEIVTFCKALAPSVGGINLEDISAPKCFAVEAALQGLGIPVMHDDQHGTAIISTAGLMNAMEINNKSFKNIKVVISGAGAAGIASAKMYRNLGVENIVLIDSKGVVSKDRADLGIEKLEFAKDTKEKTLRDAMKGADVFLGLSRPNIIDEEMLKSMAQNPVIFALANPVPEVMPELVHQVRKDAIVGTGRSDYANQINNVLGFPFIFRGALDVRASQITENMKIAAAKALANLAKLPVSEEVKKAYAITHLEFGKDYIIPKPFDKRVKAVVSSAVANAAIKDGVAKIKEFDEKAYFQSLQ
- a CDS encoding MqnA/MqnD/SBP family protein, translated to MIFGKIDYINLLPLHIYLKKYPLPSGIKASFERKKGVPSKLNHALYKGKIDAALISSVESVKKKYHNLDLGICANKRVLSVLVEKKTANQKDSSSASSNALASILKQKGRVIIGDRALKLYLERPNSFIDLCELWYEKTNLPFVFARFSCTKHKTIYKKIFLPFAKSKIKIPNYILENYAKTREIDKKDILFYLEKVIYYKLERKEKRALAQFAKAVRFQNKFKT
- a CDS encoding cation:dicarboxylate symporter family transporter; the protein is MNREFFTHFLMLSSWQIFAIFAFLGLMFFSIKKLRDKKFSFSFRMIFALIVGLILGFFLQFLANFPNEAEAKAIVWFGEAKHWLGFFGAVFVAFIKMLVIPLVFACIVKVIVEIDKDIKISSLLGVSLFWILFSTTLAAILGLSLAVMFDLGSNLTMQESSRQIREISSFTSILLNLIPSNIINAMSRENIIAIVIFAFLVGICAKNISKKEEYEKPFESFKNLAISFYGLMMQMTTMVIRFMPYAVVCMMANVILSNGFEAMKTAGLFIALSFLAMFLMFGIHFLILLSQGLNPLIYAKKAFSVWVFAFSSRSSLATLPLTISTLQNKLGVSSAVANFVASIGATMGLNGCAGYFPAMSAVLVASLLGVEVDFSFALMVVLVALLGSLGIAGVPGSGTMAASIMLAGIGFGDNFVLLGLVLAIDPIVDMARTASNVSGAMTSALCTAKNLNAIDKELYLKS
- the thyX gene encoding FAD-dependent thymidylate synthase, with product MRVTLLFHTPLSVCSHATRTCWQSFEKGDCGGEKDKELIDRVGNKFKHASTLEHLNYNFYIQEISRACLQELARHRHASFSVKSTRYTLKELRSEAEFKENDFENAGRYLVFCGNEAVDNASIKALENLREILQTSISLDLAKYCLPESYKTELTFSINARSLQNFLSLRSSKSALWEIRALARAMFEALPDEHRFIFEHCMQDKS
- a CDS encoding motility associated factor glycosyltransferase family protein — translated: MDFNAKQRSIFEANLNAIEDEVLKKELKEIRAKDYQFSQGSDPLDINANGGGGGKLYQNPLSEIQSKATFYQQNFALYPVLFFYGIGNGVLLKILFQNPTHKLIIVFERELEILWHILHFLDFSKELTSKRLCFFDTKKLDNDQFNEICERLNIFARIYHLEFMSAFYTNFKEDFARVDEAMREFFDKSTLRYGNDINDCLMGLENFVHNLPKMLTNPSLKTLKKAYKKCYQNAIIVSTGPSLSKQLPLLKQYASKAVIFAADSAYPILAKHGIKPDFVFMVERTDFTAEFFNNDFKEFDAGVLFILAAVVHPRALELLEKNHRPYIIVPRNYDFAYYCDFKEYGYATDSVSVAHMAFELAKDLEFENIIFIGQDLAFDEEGNSHPKDYLHKADYESGTKAIQTLAYGGKGLVKTHEFWLIFKHMLELLIIEASKKGIKIYNATEGGARIQGAIEKPFKQCCEEFLSKELSKPLPPLQNASCNKQDEWLLKAFAKVLKAVKKCEAVEKDLEYLFANLNYENLDNEALRNLSFELDNLKEKLLNSRPLLEVLRPSLHSFELKFMQIFVIKPQNEEQKREKILALIRLYLWWLDISLNSIKKEKMTLQNHIKPLKLELKKRNFLEKITKWQEKAAKI